The nucleotide window GGATAGCAAGCTTTCGCCTTTTGTTTCTTTGAAGTTGCTGGAAGCTTTGCACGAAAGATGGGTTTTTCTTTTGAAAAGTTTGTCTGAGGAAGATTTGAACAAAGAATTTATCCATCCTGAACAGTCAGAAAAGATTTCGCTCAAAGAGAATATTTTAATTTACAGTTGGCATTGTCAGCATCATTTGGCGCATATTCGCCAAGCGAAGGAATTGAGATTTAATTAAAAAACTTTAAAAAATTATGAAAAAACCAATCTCTTTTTTATTTCTACTTTCCATCAATATTTTTTCATTGGCTCAGAATAAAATCGACCAAGACCTGGAAAAATGTCTAAGCCAAAGAAATTCTACTGCTGGTCAAGTAAGCTGTGTTTCTTCTGCTCGGGATTCTTGGGACAAAGAACTTAATAAATCTTATTTATCATTAAGTCAAAAACTTTCAAAAACCGGAAAGAGCGAATTGGTAGAAGCGCAGAGAAATTGGATGAAGTTCCGAGATTCTGAATTCAAATTGATTGACAAATATTATATTGGTGTGAAGAAAGGAACATTATTCTACGTGATTGCGGAAAATAAAAAATTGGAGATTGTGAAGGAAAGGGTTTTACAGCTTAAAGATTATGATGAGCAGTTTGATTATTGATTAGTTCAATATGTTAATCAATGGAAACAAACCACATTAAATATAGTTATAAAAAATTTACACTAATCATTATATGCGCTTTTATAATTGCACTTATTATTCCACGCATTCTAGGAAATTCCCTACGATATTCAGAGTTGAGAATTGTTTGGCAAATCGGGATTAATACTTCGATGATTTTACACGGATTTACAATTCTCTTTTCATTTATTAACTCGTTATTTACTTTCCTCGAATTTCGTGAAACCAAAAAGTGGAATTTACTTTGGCTAATCTTAAGTCTTATTCCCTTTTTATATTGGACTTATTGGTTAACTTATATCTCTTTCTTCCTGAACAATGAATATTGATTGATAAAATACAAAATCATTCTTACGTTCTTCCCGAAAAGTGTATTTTTAGGCAAAATTTTTTAGTAATGATCTACGGAATCGATACGCTTGGATATCAAGATGTTTTGGCAATAGCAAAAAATCCATCGCTTGCAAAACTCAGTGAAAAATCAAAAGAACAAATTATAAGATCGCAAAAGAATGTTCAAAAAATTGTAGCTTCTGACAGGACGGTTTACGGTATCAATACAGGATTCGGACCGCTTTGCGACACCAAAATATCAGAATCGGAAACAGCGCAACTTCAGCACAACCTCATCATTTCTCACGCCGTTGGTGTTGGAAAACCGATTGATAAGAATATTTCAAAAATAATGATGATTGCCAAGGTTCACGCTTTGTCAAAAGGATTTTCGGGTGTTTCTTTGGACGTGATAGAGCGATTGATATTGATGTTGGAGAAAGACATTATTCCTGTTGTTCCGGAGCAAGGTTCTGTTGGAGCCTCGGGAGATCTGGCGCCTTTGGCACATTTGGTTTTGCCACTTTTGGGATTAGGCCAGGTTTGGGAAAATGATAAAACGGTTGAAACAGCTATAGTTTTAGAAAAGCACAATATTCAACCTTTGAAACTTGGTCCAAAAGAAGGTTTGGGATTGATCAATGGAACGCAATTCATCCTCGCTCACGCCATCGTTGGATTATCAAAATTTGAATATCTTTTGGATCTGGCCGACTTGACTGCGGCAATGAGCCTTGAAGCTTATCGAGGTTCTGCAAGTCCTTTCAAAAAAGAATTGCACGACATTCGTCCGTTTGACGGAAGCCGAAAAGTGGCAGAAAGAATGCGAAACTTCCTGAAGGATTCCGACAATCTTAAGTCCCACGAATTCTGCGACCGCGTTCAGGATCCATATTCTATGAGATGTGTACCGCAAGTTCACGGCGCCAGCAGAAATGCCTTCGAACATTTGAAACAAATGGCAGACACAGAACTGAATTCTGTAACCGACAATCCAATCATTCTGAGTGCAGAAGAATCCATCTCAGGCGGGAATTTCCACGGACAATTGATGGCTTTGCCTCTGGATTATTGTTCATTGGCAGCAGCTGAACTTGGAAATATCTCTGACCGAAGAAGTTATCTTTTGTTGGAAGGAAAATATGGTTTACCTAAGTTATTAGTAGAAAGTTCTGGACTCAATTCCGGCTTTATGATTCCGCAATATACAAGTGCAGCGTTGGTTACAGAGAACAAAACGCTTTGTTTCCCTGCTTCTGCAGATTCTATACCGACAAGTTTAGGTCAGGAAGATCACGTTTCTATGGGAAGTATTTCGGGAAGAAAATTCAATCAAATTCTTGGAAATCTTGAAAATATTTTGGCGATTGAATTGATGTTTGGCGCTCAAGGTCTGGAATTCAGAAGACCTGCAGTTTGCTCAGAAATTGTTGAGAAGAATTATGCAATTATTCGTTCTGTCGTTCCGAAATTGGAAAATGACCGATTGATTGGTGAGGATATTTTGAAAATTGCCGAGTTGATCAGAGAAAGAAAACTAATTGTCAATTAAAAAGTCTTCGACTCCGCTCAGACTGACACGTTTTTCTTATTTGATAAATCCTACTGAGCGGAGTCAAGCACATTTAATCATCTTTTATATTAATGAACATCCTTCACACCACTTCCGAAAACCAAGATTTCCAAAATCTCGTAAAACAGCTTGACGCTTATCTCGCCATAATAGATGGTGATGAACACGGTTTTTATGATCAATACAACAAAATTGATTCGCTAAAAAACTGTATCGTCATTTTTGATAATGATGAGACCGTTGCTTGTGGCGCAATAAAAGCTTTTGATGAAAAATCGATGGAAGTCAAAAGAATGTTCACGCTTCCGGAGGAACGAGGAAAAGGTTTGGCTTCTGCTATTTTAAAAGAATTAGAAACTTGGACTAAAGAATTAGGTTACGAAAAAACAATTCTCGAAACGGGGAAAAGACAAACCGAAGCGGTTGCACTTTATCAAAAATGTGGTTATAAAGTTATCCCAAATTATGGTCAATATGCAGGCGTGGAAAACAGCGTTTGCTTTGAGAAAACTTTATAATCAATCCCCAAACTGATAGTCCAAAGGCAACATTTTTGAAATATTCTGTCTGGAGAAATCGCCTTCTAAGATCAACAGATCAGGTTCAGAAATATTGCCTTCCGGAAAGATCTCGAATTGCATAGCTTCCGGATGCACGAATGATGATTGCGTTACCACGCCAGAAGATCTCACAAATTCGCCCTTCTTGACCTCGTAATAATATTTCTGATAATTGACCTGAAGCAGATCTTCAAAATCTAAGAACAAGCGTTCATCTTGACGCTTCGTAAATTCTGACTCTTTCATTTTGGTTTTCAGGATGGCCATCAGAAATTCGGAGTTTTTATTTTTCTTTTGCGCAATCGCTTCCAACTCATCGGTCCAAGGCAAGGTCGAGTTTTGTGTTTTCTTAATGGCAAAATGATCGTTAAGTCTCTGCAATTCGGCTTCAGAAGGATATTCTGGGTTTGGGATCCGCTTGGCGTGATTGACGATGAAACCTTCCTTTTCCAGTTCGTTTTGATAGAGACTTCTCAAAAAATGCATCACACTACCTTTGTAAGCATTCATCCGATTGAGAGTGATCTTCTTTCTGAAACTGGTCTCTTTGAAGAATGATGTTCCCAGATAACTTGTACTTTTCGCTTTGAAGTCCGCTTGGAAATTGATCAGATTATATTGGATCGTGTAACCCAATTTCTTATTTTCTATGACCAACGTTTGTGGTGCTTTCACTTTCAGAAATTGATTTTTCTTGTCGTAAGAAAACTTAAGCGTCCGTTGGTTTTTGATTCTCACATCATCCCTATCAAATCCAATAAACTGGTCTAGGAAATAATTAATAAAATCTTTGTAAGCCTGCTCTGTATATGGAATGATAACGACTTCCTCGATTTCACTGACGGGATTGATGATGACTTTCACAGATTTCCCAATTGCCTTTTCTAATGGAAAGATGCTGGTCTCATAATTATCTTTTTGAAAGATGATATTTCCACTTTTCTGTCCCTGTACATCCAACTGAAAATTTCCGTCGCCATTGGAAACCGACGATACCTTTGTTCCATCCAGGTACACATTCACATTCGAAATGGCTGAACCACTTTCCGTTTGTATTTTCCCCGAAATGGTTTGGGAATAGAGAAAGAGAGTTCCAAAGAAGAATATTAAGAATTGTAAAAACCTCACGTGATATATTTTGAACTCCGAATTTAATAAATAAAAAAAGGATTTCGTCGAAATATGCATTAAACCACAATAGTCACAAAAGTTGTCGTGCGTTTTAAGTCATTCGAAAGTTTAAATAAGGAAAATTTCCTTTTTCGCTACTTTGTAAAACCATCCATAAAGTACTGAAATTCAATAAATTGTACTTGATTGCCTTCACGGAGTGGTTGTACGCCTCAACAGAGCGGTTGTTCGTCTTCACTGAGTGGTTGATTGCTTCAACTAAGTACTTGATTACCCCAACTAAATGCTTGAACGCCCCAACTAAACGGTTGTTCGTCTAAACAAAATGCTTAGTTGTCATAACTAACAGGTTGAAAATCTCAACAAAACAGTTTCGTGTCTTATCGGAATGGTTTTCCGAATTTTCTTAATACTCATCCTATTTTTATCGAAGTCATACTCAATGAACCGCCAATCAAAGAATCATTGAATAACGAAAGTTGTTCTGATCTATCTTTCAGTCCGAGATTATAGATCAATGGCAGATAATGGTCGGGCGTTGGAACGGCGTATTGCAAAAATGTGCCTTGTTTTTGATAATCGA belongs to Chryseobacterium sp. KACC 21268 and includes:
- a CDS encoding DUF1311 domain-containing protein gives rise to the protein MKKPISFLFLLSINIFSLAQNKIDQDLEKCLSQRNSTAGQVSCVSSARDSWDKELNKSYLSLSQKLSKTGKSELVEAQRNWMKFRDSEFKLIDKYYIGVKKGTLFYVIAENKKLEIVKERVLQLKDYDEQFDY
- a CDS encoding GNAT family N-acetyltransferase translates to MNILHTTSENQDFQNLVKQLDAYLAIIDGDEHGFYDQYNKIDSLKNCIVIFDNDETVACGAIKAFDEKSMEVKRMFTLPEERGKGLASAILKELETWTKELGYEKTILETGKRQTEAVALYQKCGYKVIPNYGQYAGVENSVCFEKTL
- the hutH gene encoding histidine ammonia-lyase, producing MIYGIDTLGYQDVLAIAKNPSLAKLSEKSKEQIIRSQKNVQKIVASDRTVYGINTGFGPLCDTKISESETAQLQHNLIISHAVGVGKPIDKNISKIMMIAKVHALSKGFSGVSLDVIERLILMLEKDIIPVVPEQGSVGASGDLAPLAHLVLPLLGLGQVWENDKTVETAIVLEKHNIQPLKLGPKEGLGLINGTQFILAHAIVGLSKFEYLLDLADLTAAMSLEAYRGSASPFKKELHDIRPFDGSRKVAERMRNFLKDSDNLKSHEFCDRVQDPYSMRCVPQVHGASRNAFEHLKQMADTELNSVTDNPIILSAEESISGGNFHGQLMALPLDYCSLAAAELGNISDRRSYLLLEGKYGLPKLLVESSGLNSGFMIPQYTSAALVTENKTLCFPASADSIPTSLGQEDHVSMGSISGRKFNQILGNLENILAIELMFGAQGLEFRRPAVCSEIVEKNYAIIRSVVPKLENDRLIGEDILKIAELIRERKLIVN